The Ferrovibrio sp. MS7 sequence TGGCGGCAGGCGGGGCGGCGGATTTCTTAGCTGCCGGGGCGGCCTTGACCGGGGCGGCGGGCGCCGGCTTCTTGGCGGCGGGGGCCGCAGCGGGCTTCTTCGCAGCCGGCTTGGCGGCGGCCTTCGCGGGGGCGGCCTTCACCGATGCAGGCTTCTTTGCCACGGCTGCCTTGGTTGGCGCTGCCTTGGTTGCCGCTGGTTTGACTGCCGGGGCGGCTGCAGCCTTCTTGTCCTTGGCTTTCTTCAAAGCTCCACCTCTTAAAACGGCCAGGCGCCCCGTCTGCCCCGGCTGGTCCGGGCGGAAACGCCGGCAGCCGGCGCCGGAAACATCGGCAACCAGTACACAGCGCGAACAGGGGCGGAAAACCCGGCACTTTTCAGTAGAATCCCTGAAAAGCGTTGTTATTCGGTTACAAATATACCACAGCCGGGCCCTATTTGACAGGACCCTTCACCAGGCAAGGGCGGAATCCCCGGATTTTACGGGTTGGCTGGGGGGAAGCAGGTATTCAGGGCCGGGCAGAGATTCGGGACCAGGGCGGGATCAGCCCGGATTGGGGTCCAGCATGGCCAGCTTGCCGGGCTTGCCCTTCCATTCGTCGGCATCGGCAGGCGCTTCACCCTTGCGGGTGATATTCGGCCATTTGGCGGCATAGTCGCGGTTGAGTTCCACCCATTCGGCGGCGCGGCCGTCGGAATCCGGGATAATCGCCTCGGCCGGGCATTCCGGCTCGCAGACACCGCAATCGATGCATTCGTCGGGATTGATCACCAGCATGTTGGCGCCGACATAGAAGCAGTCCACCGGACAGACTTCGACGCAGTCCATATACTTGCACTTGATGCAATTCTCGGTGACGACGTAGGTCATGCTGACGACATCCTCGGGGGCTGATACGCGGCCTGCCATATAGGGCTGGGGCCGGCGCGGGCAACCGGGTAGCACGACGGACCCGAGGGGTCAATCGCCGATCACCTGATATCTATTTGCGTCAGATTTCCTCATAGCTGGCCTGGGCCTCCGGCGCCGGGCCGCGGCGCAGGGGCAGGCTCAGCAGGCGCACCACCTTCACCCCGCCAGGCAATGGCAGGGTTAGCACGTCGCCGGCCCGCACCAGGTTGTGGGGTTTCTCGGCAACGCGGCCGTTGATACGGATGCGGCTCTTGCCGATCAGCGCCTGTGCCAGCGCGCGGGTCTTGCAGAACCGCGCGTGGTGCAACCACTTGTCCAGCCGCAAACTGTCCAATGCCTCGGGCATGGCGGCATCATACCGCCCGCCCCTTCTATCGTCATGCCCTGCCTCCGCAGGGCATGACGGGTTTTGTTGTGTGTTCAAGCCCGCGTGGTTTCCGCCAGCCAGCCGACCACGTCGCGCAGGGCCTCGATGCGGCTGAGGCCCTCCTGTCGCTTCTTCCGGTAGAGCGCCATCTGCTGCGCCGCGCTGGTGCCGCGCTGCAAGATTGTGCGGGCATGCTGCACTTCGGCCACGCAGTCGAGCGCCTCGGCATCTTCGGCGATCAGGCCGAGCAGGGCCTCGACCACATCGGCAAACGGCACGATCTGGCGGTTGTCAAAATCGATCTGGCCTTCCGCCGTGCCATAGCGTTGCGCCCGCCAGCGGTTCTCCTCGATCAGCAGCCTTGTGTGGTTCCGCCAGGTGCCGTTGATATCGGGGCGGCGGCGCAGCAGCCGCACCATGCAGCGATACAGAGCCGCGATGCACAGCGTGTCTTCGAGATGGGTGCAGGAATCCGCCACGCGCAATTCCAGCGTCGGGAAACGCAAGGATGGCCGGATCGCCCACCACACGTGGCTGGCATCCTCGATCACGCCGGCGGAGACCAGCGTGTCAATATAGCCCTGGTAGTCGGCCAGGTTGACGAAGAAATCCGGAATGCCGGTGCGCGGCAGTTCGTCATAGGCGGCGAGGCGATAGCCCATCAGCCCGGTGGGATACTTGGCCCAGAATGGCGACGAGGTACTGAGGCCCAGTAGCAGCGGCAGGAACGGCAGCATGCGGTTCATCACGTCAATGCGCACATGCGGGTCCTTGACCTCCACATGCACATGCAGGCCGCACAGCATGTTGCGCCGCGCCAGGAATTTCAGGTCATTGGCCAGCTTGTGATAGCGCGGCTTGTCGGTCGGCAACTGCTCCGACCACACCGCCAGCGGATGCGTGCCGGCGGCAAAAACTTGCATGTCGAATTCCGCCGCCGCCTCGGCCAGCGCGCGGCGATAGCGGCGCAAGGCCTGGCGGGCTTCTTCCAGCGAGGAACAGACCGGCGTGCCGACTTCGATCTGCGACTGCAGCAATTCCGGCGTCACCTGTTCGCCAAGCGCGCCGCGAAAGCGCCGGATCAGGGCGCGGGGCATGCGGGCGATGGTGTTTTTGCTGTCGGCCTCGGCGAGGAAATACTCTTCTTCGATGCCTAGCGTATAGGGCTCGTTCATGGCGGGCTCCTTCTAGTTCCATTGGTTGATGCGCAGCACTGAACGGCAATTGGGGCGGGAATGTGGCGAATCTGCTGGCAATTCGGGGCAATCAAACTGTAGAAATTGGAGAACAACTGGGGGGAGTAAGCATGCCGCAAGCAGTTTCGGCGGATAAATCGCGTGCGTTCGCGTTCCTGTGTCTGTGCGTCGCGTTCTTTCTGTCAGGCTTTGCTGCCCTG is a genomic window containing:
- the fdxA gene encoding ferredoxin FdxA, with product MTYVVTENCIKCKYMDCVEVCPVDCFYVGANMLVINPDECIDCGVCEPECPAEAIIPDSDGRAAEWVELNRDYAAKWPNITRKGEAPADADEWKGKPGKLAMLDPNPG
- a CDS encoding RNA-binding S4 domain-containing protein: MPEALDSLRLDKWLHHARFCKTRALAQALIGKSRIRINGRVAEKPHNLVRAGDVLTLPLPGGVKVVRLLSLPLRRGPAPEAQASYEEI
- a CDS encoding carboxylate-amine ligase, whose translation is MNEPYTLGIEEEYFLAEADSKNTIARMPRALIRRFRGALGEQVTPELLQSQIEVGTPVCSSLEEARQALRRYRRALAEAAAEFDMQVFAAGTHPLAVWSEQLPTDKPRYHKLANDLKFLARRNMLCGLHVHVEVKDPHVRIDVMNRMLPFLPLLLGLSTSSPFWAKYPTGLMGYRLAAYDELPRTGIPDFFVNLADYQGYIDTLVSAGVIEDASHVWWAIRPSLRFPTLELRVADSCTHLEDTLCIAALYRCMVRLLRRRPDINGTWRNHTRLLIEENRWRAQRYGTAEGQIDFDNRQIVPFADVVEALLGLIAEDAEALDCVAEVQHARTILQRGTSAAQQMALYRKKRQEGLSRIEALRDVVGWLAETTRA